One window of the Bremerella sp. JC817 genome contains the following:
- the glmM gene encoding phosphoglucosamine mutase, whose product MTQQPIISVSGLRGILGLSLSPETISRYVAAFVEQLPDGSILLARDGRPSGHAIGQIIQGTINLLGRDVLDAGVAATPTVGVLTRQYRCTGAIQISASHNPPEYNGLKLMGADGRVISAERGAQVKAAYLNQPITWAPWNEIGVTTRCEETVNEHIKKVLATISAGPIQKKSYKVLLDSNGGSGSIVGKKLLEELGCEVEVRGGEPNGEFIHSPEPTEANLRTVAEDVREGKYDVAFCQDPDADRLAVIDETGRYIGEEYTVALCLQNVLSQRKGAVVINGATSRMNEEIAANFKCPIYRSAVGEANVTQEMMLRDAVFGGEGNGGPIDPLVGYIRDSFVGMANILELMTKKKKTISKLADALPRYEIVKHKVELNPEELPAGFDRLKHQYGDAQLDEGDGLRFTWKDRWLIARASNTEPIIRVIAESKSLEESENMCISAARTLRGI is encoded by the coding sequence ATGACCCAACAACCGATCATCAGTGTTTCCGGATTGCGAGGAATTTTAGGGCTGAGCCTCTCTCCGGAGACGATCAGCCGTTACGTCGCCGCCTTTGTCGAGCAGCTTCCCGACGGGAGTATTCTGCTGGCCCGCGACGGAAGACCTAGTGGCCATGCCATTGGTCAAATTATCCAGGGAACGATCAATCTGCTTGGTCGTGACGTGCTGGACGCTGGCGTGGCGGCCACCCCAACCGTGGGTGTTCTGACGCGGCAATACCGCTGCACCGGTGCCATCCAGATTTCTGCCAGTCACAATCCCCCCGAATACAACGGATTGAAGCTGATGGGAGCCGATGGTCGGGTGATCTCGGCCGAACGGGGTGCCCAGGTCAAAGCCGCCTATCTCAACCAGCCCATTACCTGGGCTCCGTGGAACGAGATCGGCGTCACTACCCGCTGCGAAGAAACCGTCAACGAGCATATCAAGAAGGTCCTGGCCACGATCTCGGCCGGTCCGATCCAGAAGAAGAGCTACAAAGTCCTGCTCGACTCGAATGGCGGCTCCGGCAGTATCGTCGGCAAGAAGTTGCTGGAAGAGCTGGGCTGCGAAGTCGAAGTACGCGGCGGAGAGCCTAACGGCGAGTTCATTCATTCTCCAGAGCCGACGGAAGCCAACTTGCGAACGGTGGCTGAAGACGTTCGCGAAGGGAAATATGATGTTGCCTTCTGCCAAGATCCCGATGCCGACCGCCTGGCGGTGATCGACGAAACAGGTCGTTACATTGGTGAAGAGTACACCGTGGCACTTTGCTTGCAGAATGTTCTTTCGCAGCGAAAAGGTGCCGTCGTCATCAATGGCGCGACCAGCCGCATGAACGAAGAAATCGCGGCGAACTTCAAGTGCCCGATCTACCGCAGCGCCGTCGGCGAAGCGAACGTGACCCAGGAAATGATGCTCCGCGATGCCGTCTTCGGCGGCGAGGGGAATGGTGGTCCGATCGATCCGCTGGTGGGCTACATTCGCGACAGCTTCGTCGGGATGGCTAACATCCTGGAACTGATGACCAAAAAGAAGAAGACGATCAGCAAGCTGGCCGACGCCCTCCCCCGCTACGAAATCGTCAAGCACAAGGTCGAGCTGAACCCGGAAGAACTTCCGGCAGGCTTCGATCGCCTGAAGCATCAATACGGCGATGCTCAGTTGGATGAAGGGGATGGTCTTCGCTTTACCTGGAAAGATCGTTGGCTGATCGCTCGAGCCAGCAACACCGAGCCAATCATTCGCGTGATCGCTGAATCGAAGTCGCTGGAAGAGAGCGAAAACATGTGCATCAGCGCCGCTCGCACACTCCGCGGGATCTAG
- a CDS encoding phospho-sugar mutase, which produces MSGSDLDTSALLEQVKQATVDGKITASAADNIEIWLTEARYARYADQVAEHITSGKWKELDDAFWTIIPFGTGGRRGKMYPIGSNAINERTIGESAQGLAEYVKATVSGDLSCAIAYDTRHRSREFAELCARIMVSNGFTVYFLDDYRSTPELSFLVRYKKCSCGIMVTASHNPPSDNAVKVYWSTGGQVMPPHDAKIIDNVMSVQEIPLGVEFDAAVSENKVVLCTQETDDAFVSAVSQQKFDGPRNLKILYSPLHGVGASAVLPVLAADNFKDVALFGPHAEQSGDFPNVPGHVSNPENPAVFDIIIDQAKKDGSELILATDPDSDRLGCAAPRSMDTTGEWGTFTGNQIAVLLADHVLSERKKGGGLTADHYVVKTLVTTEMVRRIAESYGVRTCGNLQVGFKYIGGTMDEEGPDKFLFGCEESHGYLVGQYARDKDASVAAMLLAELAANCKKEGKSLHEKLESLWWQHGYHAERLLNQKMPGSEGMANMQKLMGKFRAEPPASVGGLKLVQVRDYLNDTITTADGQTSKLNGPKGNMVILDLEDDNYVAVRPSGTEPKVKFYMFSYVPAEQLSLMDAAQEEMEARLDAFENDLKAFAESV; this is translated from the coding sequence ATGAGCGGCAGCGATCTCGATACCAGTGCTCTTCTCGAGCAAGTCAAACAGGCCACCGTCGACGGCAAGATCACCGCTAGCGCGGCCGATAACATCGAAATCTGGTTGACCGAAGCCCGATACGCTCGCTATGCCGACCAGGTCGCCGAGCACATCACCTCGGGCAAGTGGAAAGAGCTGGACGACGCTTTCTGGACGATCATTCCGTTTGGAACCGGCGGTCGCCGCGGCAAAATGTACCCGATCGGCTCGAATGCCATCAACGAACGCACCATCGGCGAAAGTGCCCAGGGCCTGGCCGAATACGTCAAGGCAACAGTCAGCGGCGATCTTTCGTGTGCGATTGCCTACGATACCCGCCATCGCTCGCGTGAATTCGCCGAGCTTTGTGCCCGGATCATGGTGTCGAATGGCTTCACGGTCTATTTCCTGGATGATTATCGCAGCACGCCAGAGCTTTCGTTCCTGGTTCGCTATAAGAAGTGCTCGTGCGGGATCATGGTCACCGCCAGCCACAATCCACCAAGCGACAACGCCGTGAAGGTCTATTGGTCGACCGGTGGTCAGGTGATGCCTCCGCACGACGCAAAGATCATCGACAACGTGATGAGCGTGCAAGAGATTCCGCTAGGTGTCGAGTTCGACGCCGCGGTTTCCGAAAACAAAGTTGTGCTGTGCACGCAAGAGACGGACGACGCTTTCGTCAGTGCCGTTTCGCAGCAGAAGTTCGACGGCCCACGCAATCTGAAGATCCTTTACTCGCCGCTGCATGGTGTGGGGGCTTCGGCCGTTTTGCCGGTGCTGGCCGCAGATAACTTCAAAGACGTTGCCCTCTTCGGCCCCCATGCGGAACAAAGCGGCGACTTCCCGAACGTCCCAGGCCACGTCTCGAATCCCGAGAACCCAGCCGTTTTCGATATCATCATCGATCAGGCCAAGAAGGACGGCTCGGAGCTGATCCTGGCGACTGATCCCGATAGCGATCGCCTCGGCTGTGCCGCTCCTCGTTCGATGGACACCACCGGCGAATGGGGCACCTTCACCGGCAATCAGATCGCCGTTCTGCTGGCCGATCACGTTTTGTCGGAACGCAAGAAGGGTGGCGGTCTGACGGCCGATCACTACGTTGTGAAGACCCTGGTCACCACCGAAATGGTTCGCCGGATTGCCGAAAGCTACGGCGTGCGAACTTGTGGCAACTTGCAGGTCGGCTTCAAGTACATCGGCGGAACGATGGACGAAGAAGGTCCCGACAAATTCCTATTCGGTTGCGAAGAGTCGCATGGCTACCTCGTCGGGCAATACGCTCGCGACAAAGACGCCTCGGTCGCGGCGATGCTGCTGGCCGAATTGGCTGCCAATTGCAAGAAGGAAGGCAAGTCGCTGCACGAGAAGCTCGAGTCGCTGTGGTGGCAACATGGCTACCATGCCGAACGTCTGCTCAACCAGAAGATGCCTGGCAGCGAAGGCATGGCCAACATGCAGAAGCTAATGGGCAAGTTCCGCGCCGAGCCACCAGCTTCGGTGGGTGGCTTGAAACTGGTCCAGGTTCGCGACTATTTGAATGACACGATCACCACCGCCGACGGTCAGACCTCGAAGCTGAACGGACCAAAGGGCAACATGGTGATCCTCGATCTGGAAGACGACAATTACGTCGCTGTGCGTCCTTCCGGAACCGAGCCGAAGGTTAAGTTCTATATGTTCTCGTACGTTCCGGCCGAGCAGCTTTCGCTGATGGATGCTGCCCAGGAAGAGATGGAAGCCCGTCTCGATGCCTTCGAGAACGACCTGAAGGCATTTGCCGAAAGCGTCTAA